gGCAGCTTAATGCAACAACTAACTATCAGATGAAGAAGGTAAATAATTTTGTTTACATGATGCTAAACCAGAGGAAGCAACATTGACGTAGTAGAGTAAAACCAAAGCAAATGGACACAAGGTTCATTCATTTTGTTGTGACTTGGGATTGTGAGAGTCGGTTCCGTTACTGGATGTGGCTTGTGTGGAAGTATTCAATAATCGAACGAAAAGTATAAGAGCAATGATGGCTCTAAGatattggactagtaaacaggaggttcctggttcaagcctcattaatgccaggctgccactgcgTGGCTTTTGAGCCCCCATTTTTAACCCCCATTGCTTGGATTGCATTCAGCTGGTTTGGATGAACGCGTCTACTAAAttccataaatgtaaaataataacaaacaggGCACCTCAGTGAAAGAAGTCAAATGATTTTGTTTATATGATGCTAAACCGGAGTCTATACGCCGTCATTATGTGGACCCAACATTAACCAAAGCAAATGGACACTAAATGTCTTGGCTGAGTGACTACATTTAGTAAAGGTTCGTTCATTTTAAGCTGTTGCATTCCTTTTAACtgcttttgtgtttattatgagTAAAGGCAGTAAAAACAGTACACAGAGCTTGAAttgataataaaatatagaaatcTTTACCCAAATGTATTAGGGTTAggctatatttaaaaaaaacaccagtTAAAAAgcctgattttttttctctggtCCAGTTTCTAGGCTATAACTTCAATATTAATGCTCaaacaagaacaaaataaatcagGAAACAAAATGAGCCATTTTCTGTTTCATTTATAATAAGTAGTATGGCATGTTCTATTATAAAATACACAGTGTTCTTCATAAGAGAATAGAAAAGAAGTATAGATatcaaatgtaaaaataacaaaCGTACCTCTGTCTAACCGTCCCTCACACCCGTGTGGATTCAGAAAATACAGAGCATTTAGGACTACAGTATCAgatgtaaataataattgtcCTCATCCACCTGGATGGGTTATTGTTTTCACAGAGGCACAGCCATATCTAAAAAGTTCACAATTTTTAAGATCTCCTGGAGCCGGTCAGCAGTGCAGCTCATCCTGAATCCACTGAAGACACGCCGGGtctctgtggttttctctgacCAGCAGGGCAGCAGGCTCAGTGTTTTTATTGAGTGAGGGATTGGAGAGGTGTTTCATTCTTTAACCAGTCTGTAGATGTGATGCTGAGCGCCATGTTCACTGTTCGACACCTCAAACACACAGGCCATACACAGCAGCGTCTCCTGAGTTTCTCTGTTCGACACCAcctacacaacacacagcaaAATCCCAATAAGTTTATATTACAAGTCCAGGCTCATACCTGTTCAAATGTGGAGAGACCTGGAACACTAAAACTGAcaagaaaaaaacagtaaaaattgtGTGCAGAGATCAAATATACTGAACTTCGACATGCGAATTCACATCTGCGATTGATGGCACAGCTGTGCTTCACATTGATGCAGATTATCTAAAACAGGGCAGGTTGTGCTTTCCAACTGAGTCATGTAGTAAAGCCCCACACCtgcaaaaatgaaaataaaaccaaGTGCAAAATGCTTAACCCAGgtagaacaaaaaaaaagatgaacagggtggccaaaataacaaaaacaaggtAACAAATGAAAGCATCCACAGCCCACAACGGAGAAAGTGGACAAAACAGGGATAGTGCACAACTGAGAACTGGaggtcacaatatgacaggctgctctgGCTGTCTATGACTACCCAGTTCTCAGAGGTAGAGAGAAAGAATGGGAAACCCTCAAAACAAGCTGAGGATGGGCACTCagctggcacagcggtaaaacacgctagcacaccagagcggATATCTCAAACTCgttggtttgaatctcagctgacGCCTACACGAACAGCGATCGGCTTGTTGTTCAAGGGCAGGGTGCTGGagggaattcctcataactgatgaaattttgacctctgctggctgattgatggtgtctacACAGAGTCAGGGAATaatgtggatcagggtgtggctctccgtacacaaagctgatctagCTGATCTGCAAATGTATTTGCCACATGCAGGtgcaaagatgcagtcggctactgcacacgtatctcctcagaacaaaaaaaaactcccctgccaaaaaaaaaactagctgAGGACAGCAATGCACAAGCGGCACCCCAAAACCACCAAGCTATGTGGATTTACAGGTGTGTTCACTTCAAAAAAAGACATTACGGTAACTCCCAAGGCGGCACGGCAATTTGCTCTCCCAAGGCGGTTCCATAGTTAGGCAAGAAAGCACTGCGACCTCGATGAGAAGCTGGCAGGTCTGTCTGGGAGAATTTGTGTTATATAAAAGTGTGTTCCTTAGTGGTCTCATTGTATTCCTTGAGTGCTTTGATTGCTTTTGCTGAGTTTAGTTGAACAGAATCGTAATCCctggcattttttttatttctaggaTTTACATATTATAGTAGACGCACCAGTAGGATAGTGAAGTTTTCCAGCACGCTGTTCATCATGTACTTCTCAGGCAGGTGTTTGAGCTTGTGGATGAAATTGATCATGTACTCACACAACGGTGAGCGATTTATTTTGAACACAAATCTGCCGTTCTCGAAGTGGGCATATTCCGTCTGTAAGGCGAGGAAAAGAGAAGAGAAACGGTAAGAATGTGTTAGGAGTGATTAAGATACATTGgtgttgtaaaaaaaagaagataTGGAATGCCACTAGGGATGGGGTAAATGACCAGACATCACTAGACAGtgtctgttcaaaaacctagtgatctctctacattgACGAATTTAATGTCATCCTATGCACgttcccgagaagaaggctgtctgaatTTTTAgctaccttaaaatgctgcctactaaagTGCCTAATTTTGAAGCTTTGGACtaactgaataacaagggaccatccaatgcttccttagcggtgaaggtaatcccagcattcagtgcggggTATTTGTATATTACAAATACAGACGAATGtaaagcaaccaacagagttaatttcagatgtaaataaattcttactgatttttaatttgtataaaggtgcacaagtgtaatttatttgcaaatgcaggcttgtcagtgacagttttcTTTACGCAGAGGGAGATGGCATGGCTTAGCTGGGTTTTGCCACTTcagcctattggtttgaatggcctaaggctaactgtgttagcttagtaagcaaaaactgcaaTGAAGTAATCACTGTCtgagtagtgtgtctaaataatccaCCTTATAAGTTCAATGTCTCATTAAAATCCTCTCTTCTTAGGTAGgcaggcagtaggcagcaaggcagctcattaggtttttgaacagacccacAGACTACTGTTTTTGACACCCCCTACCAAGGTAATAACATGTCAAACAATCTTTGTGTTTAGGAATACAGACAATACATACAAGATAGAGTTTTGATTTAAAGTAAATAATGTGTATGCTTTGAATCTACACTATATATGGCGGAAAGTATGTCAACGTGCAATTCCAATAGTccaacagcagagggcaccAGACTGATGAACTGCCCACTCACATGTCCAGTCCACTCCATACTGCACTTTTTTCTTACAGTAACAGTGGACGCATAATTTTGCAGTACACCCAAAGTTTTAGAAGTAATCCTGTGCCCATGGAAAGATTCCATACTGCTAATACTGCTAATAAAGCTGAGCCATTGTTTCAGCCCAACTGataaaaaacaaaagtgtttatAAGCAGTTTTGAATGTTTAACTCAGTAACAAAAGGTGCAGCAGATAAATATCTCACCTCAACTTTCTCCACCACCTGTTTGCCGAAGGAGCAGACTTTAGTAGAGCAGGTGATAGTCATGTTATCAGAACTCTCGTACTGACTGGTCACACCGTAGAAAGCACTCGAATCATCCTGTACATTACAGTTTAGATCCGCCTGATGAACACAAAGGATTACCACCATTTAGTACATGTTaaacccatttttcctgcttctaacatcaactttgaggataaaatgttcacttgctgccttatatatcccacccactaacaggtgccgtgatgaagagataatcagtgttattcactgcacctgtcagtggtcataatgttatgcctcgtcggtgtatcaCACAGTGTCATGACCAAATGCCAAAGGGGGGCTAAAATAGGTCcaatgtccacatattttccgtcatttagtgtatttgtttgtttattttgtcagGGACCATGCACAAAATGCATTAACCTCAGAGGAGAAGAGATGCCTTGCACCACAGGTAGTCTGCTGTCACAGGGCAGGTAAACACTAATAATACAAAACACAATATACAATTTCAAaatttttacgtcatgttttacacactttaagataagataagactttattgatcccctggGGAaattaacattcatgacagactagttacaggtagttactggttgcacaagattcatcaggtcacaagtttaatgtcgaacacagttatggacaattttgtatctccaattcacctcacgtctttggactgtgggaggaaaccggagcacccggaggaaacacacacagacacaggaagaacatgcaaactccacacagaaaagacctggactgccccacctggggatcgaacccaggaccttcttgctgtgaggcgacagtgctacccacttagtcaccgtgccgcccctaaacCATTTCAAAACCCAAATACATAAAATTCATTTTCAAAATCTCAAATATGGATGTAAGTATTGCGCAAGGTAGgttactggttaaggtactgaactattaatcagaagattgctggttcaagcaccaccactgccaggttgatgtctttgggcctttgagcaaggcccttaaccctcatttgctcaaactgtatactgtagctgtactgtaagctgctttggataaaggcgtctgctaaatgccgaacatgtaaaatgtattgggtaaccccttctaatttttttaattcatgtttccaacttggcagcaacagtttagggaaggttcttttttttgttccagcatgaatgcACCCTAGTGCACAacacaaggtctataaagacataaagaaatgcTCGGTTTAAAAAAACTCAGAAGCATGACTGTTCTTATagcaacaagctcatggccaggtgtccaaatacttttggccatatagtgtataaccaACTAACACTTCCATGTGTGTTATTCAtgtagatatgtgtgtgtgtgtgtgtgtgtacgtttgGTATAGTACATTGTATTCTGTGACATATTACGTTGGCTGAATTAAAAACATTAGAAAATATCGACAAAAGTGTGGACTGTAGGTCAGGCTGCACTCTGAACATATAATGAGTGTGAATCTCTTGAGAAAGGAGCCAGAGGTACGGGGGAGAGGGCTGGAGAAAGGAGAAAGGAGGCAGAAAGACAAAGAGGTGGAGGGAAGAATAAGAGAGCATGTGTTACTCCCGGGTCcctgatgtgcagcacctgtGCTTTAGAAAGGCAGGTGTTTAAACAAAGCGTGTGTAACACCCACACCATCAGGCCTTTAATAAGGTACAATTCAGTACAGCTCAGCTTCTCTCAACCATGCTGACAGATACAGAGTTTACACACAAGGCTGTACATTACTAGCTCAAATCCCGGGTAAAACCAGAACCTCAattaaaaaaagttaggacaggagATATATGTAAATAAGAACACCCATTCATTTTAACTTAAATATGAGCTATTTAATGTTCCAACCaagcagcttttattttgtttgcatgtgtgtatttacaGAGGAGGCCAAACATGTATACACACTTCAACAAAAGAACAacttataatatatttaatacaccgatcagccataacattaaatccacctcctggtttctacactcagtccattctatcagctccacttaccatatacaggagaagcactttgtagttttttttttactgactgtagtccatctgtttctctacatacttttaaaacctgctttcatcctgttctttaatggccaggactctcccaggaccaccacagagcaggtattatttaggtggtggatcattctcagccccgcagtgacactgacatggtggtggtgtgtcagtgtgtgttgtgctggtatgagtggatcagacacagcagcgctgctggagtttttaaacacctcactgtcactgctggactgagaagagtccaacaaccaaaaacatccaaccaatagtgccctgtaggcagcgtcctgtgaccactgatgaaggtctagaagatgaccaactcaaacagcagcaatagatgagcgatcgtctctgactttacatctacaaggtggaccaactagttagaagtgtctaataaagtggacagtgagtggacacggtatttaaaaactccatcagcgctgctgtgtctgatccactcataccagcacaacacacactaacacaccaccaccatgtcagtgtcactgcagtgctgagaatgatccaccacctaaataatacctgctctgtagtggtcctgggagagtactgaccattgaagaacagcatgaaagggggctaacaaagcatgcagagaaatagacggactacagtcagtaattgtagaactacaaagtgcttctatatggtaagtggtgctgataaaatagacagtgagtgtagaaacaaggaggtggttttattgttatggctaatcggtgtatatatatatatatatatatatatatatatatattttgtgtgtgtaatgtatacaTACTTTAAAAGATGGTTTATTGAATTACAGTAGCAATAGTAGTAGGATGTTTAAAGGTGACGTATATTCATCTCCTGATGTCAGTATAAATTTAGTATTAGGATTAGGGATTTAAGGATTTATAACTGTAAACTTtctgctgagctgttgttgatACATGGCTTCCACTTTGGGGTGGAGTCTTGACTTGCACTGGCAGGTACAGTGATGAACTGTGTATACTAACAAGTAGTATTCCTGAACCCATGTGGTTACATTCTTTACAGAagcattttagtttttaatgtgGTGTTTCTGAGGGATCAAATGTcacgagcatttattattgtttgtagCCATTTACTTTAGGCACAGGGATTGTTCTGCCTTTCCaaattgtttaataatgttaagTATCAATACATTACAGGCACTCTGCTGTGATATGTGTAAGATGTAATGAGTACCACAGTCTTACCCAGAACTTGACTAAGTAGAAGGCGTTTTGAGGTCCTTTTGCAAAAAGCTCCTTAAGGCCTCCTTTCTTCTCAGGAAACTTGTCGTAGATCTGATGGATATCCACCGATTCCAGCAGCGGGTCGCTGTACGAGTGGCCTGTCTGCCCAATGTGTACAAACAGATGTTTGTTGTACTGCAAAGACAAACAATAAATACCAACATTATCATAATGTTATAGttaccatttaaaaatgtttttcttgcttttttattttctagtcatatccaattacccagttgtttctttcctctactgctgcaaacCCCTGTCCTGACCAAGCAGGACCATACCAAACACATGCTTCCTCACATTTGCAATTCACACAGAAAGCATGGTGTATGgaaagtcatgcactgatctccattatttacCATCTATGTGAACGacaattgcagcagtaatgaaaACCCACCTCTTCTGAAAGACAAAgttaatcatatctgtgtagctGCCCAGCTGGTTGACAGCACAGCTAACATTTGAActcggtggtgggctagcacattagaccacGGCATCACCCAAGCgaaaaaagttttttattttgcttgttTATCTTCTTCATTGCTTCCAATAATTGCATAAAAACATTGAGGCAACAGGTACCCAACCTTGGTGTATTATTAGTAAGTGGTCTAAGAAGGACCACTGTTTTAGGTACTTTGTTATGAGGGAAGTCAAACTGCTTTATATACGTGGGCACTGAGAAGTCGTTACCACTGCTGACAAATTAGGAGGTTAGACTACTAAATTGCATTATTAAATTGAATTTCTAtaccaacaaataaataatctgtATGTAAATTTTGTCATATGTTTACAAAAACTGTAGAAATAACTCAAACCGTTCTGTGTGCAGCCATGAGTCAGAATTATTAGTCACAAAAAAGAGCAGTTACAAAAATTACTGACGTCCCACAACATATGGATGGATACATGTCCCTTGTATATTGATGTCAATCAAAAATTGTGCTCAGCTTTAACAGGGCGATTAACAGGACGATTCACCTTAACCAAAATATTTTTCAAGACCAAGTATCGTCCTTGATGGCAACAGTGTCCTTTAATATCAGTGGCCTCTTTTAGCATGGTAATGTGCCCTGACACACtgtaaaaatggttcaggaatggtttgggGAATGGTTTTGTTGCAATGGATTTcagtctgtgggatgtgctggacaaacgttCAATCCATGGAGACAGAGACACACCTAGCAATCTACACGACCTAAAGGATCTGCTGTGAatgtcttggtgccagatatcaCAGGATACACTCAGAGGGCTTGTGAGCTGTTATGGCAGCACCAGGGGGACACACACGATAttaagcaggtggttttaatgttatggctgatcgatgtttATGTTTGATTGATAGCTGCTGTCTCACAGCATCAGGGTATAAAAACTGGTTCATAGACAATCTGCCAGAATGATGGATCACTCAGGTCTGCTGTAAGAGCAAGACGAGTAAAAACTCACAGCACAAAAATCCAAAGCTTCTTTTACTTCAACACTTTTATTAGTTTTCAGAAAGCAACCATTTTATGATTTCTACAAAGAAATGGATCGATGAAGACAGTGTCAGTTTAAATatactacatggacaaaagtattgagacactctttctaatttttgaatttgtGGGTTTCCGCCACAACAACTACTAACAGGTGTAGTAAATCAATTCAGAGTTTAGGGAAAGACTGtaaccctgtgcacaaagcaaactctataaagacatgaagaaaagctcggtttgaAGAAAAGCAGTGGCTGCAGTTGTAACTGAAAAAATCAAAcaaaggtcactctattttaataccatttgctacactgtatggccaaaagtatgtggacatcgcTCTCAGAGGGATGGTTTTTACCACACCTACATATATGTGAATGAAATAACTTAATAACATAAATCCTTTttgtaatttcattttcatattttgtcACCACTTTCTCCTGATCttctgggcagttgtagcctagcggttaaagaactggactagtaagcagaaggttgctgggtcaaaccccaccactgccaggttgcaaactgttgggcccttgagcaaggcccttaaccctcaattgcttagaatgtaagtcgctttggaaaaatgttgtctgctaaatgctgaaaatgtagatAGAAATGATCAGGTTTGTGGTGGGTTGGGTTTTCCCAGaagcactgggtgcaatgcagacACACCCTGCAGGGTCTTATCAGCCCCCCAAGACAAAGCCAATCACATCTGTATGTACACGCCCACCTAGCCTAATTCAATGGTGATCCACCCAAGCACCATACAATACATTTTATGCCTCCAAATTTTAAACTCTGGATGTCCAGACATGGTTTTATGAGACAGAGCTCCAACCTGAACCCCACTGAACAACTCTGAGGTGAAGTGGAACACTGATTGCGAGCCAAACCTACTTGATCAACATTAGTGTtataaccaaaaacaaaaatgggTGAAGCTTTTGGGGAAATGGAGTAGGGGGTTAGGAATTGGGTTTTAGAAAGGAATAGCCACCAAGGATTTACTTATCAaagcacaatgcaaaaaaaacaaaacaaataaaaactagAGGTTGACTAATCCAGATGTATATCTGAGTGTTGGGAAGTGAACTTACAGACTCCGGATCCTTTTCCTGCTCCAAAAACGAAGAGAATTCGACGAGCCGCAGTTTGCTGGTCCCTATGGAGCGCCCCTGCCATGCTGGAGGAGTGACCGCAGGAGCTCTGGGGGGCTCGTAGGCTAACGGAGATAAACACACGGAGGTCATCTACTCCGTCTACTCTGTTCACTGATCGATTcattgtgtatgagtgtatatgaACATTTCAGCATACCTGATATAGCTGTAGCAGTCTGGATGGGGTACGCTTGCTGTATGAATGGCTTAATGCTGAggaaacacacaccacacacacaatgttagcTGTTAGCAATCCTCTGTAAACATGCAGGGCTGATTTTCCACCTCA
The nucleotide sequence above comes from Trichomycterus rosablanca isolate fTriRos1 chromosome 8, fTriRos1.hap1, whole genome shotgun sequence. Encoded proteins:
- the tead1a gene encoding transcriptional enhancer factor TEF-1a isoform X1; translated protein: MRSFAARVKRVFDSETMAGVTMDAGSWSGSESGGEEMERMSDSMEKHTDNEAEGVWSPDIEQSFQEALAIYPPCGRRKIILSDEGKMYGRNELIARYIKLRTGKTRTRKQVSSHIQVLARRKSREIHCKLKDQSVKDKALQGMSAAHIVSATAIHNKLGLAGLPQPSFTAAPGFWQLPMGHPGSSQDIKPFIQQAYPIQTATAISAYEPPRAPAVTPPAWQGRSIGTSKLRLVEFSSFLEQEKDPESYNKHLFVHIGQTGHSYSDPLLESVDIHQIYDKFPEKKGGLKELFAKGPQNAFYLVKFWADLNCNVQDDSSAFYGVTSQYESSDNMTITCSTKVCSFGKQVVEKVETEYAHFENGRFVFKINRSPLCEYMINFIHKLKHLPEKYMMNSVLENFTILLVVSNRETQETLLCMACVFEVSNSEHGAQHHIYRLVKE
- the tead1a gene encoding transcriptional enhancer factor TEF-1a isoform X2, which encodes MAGVTMDAGSWSGSESGGEEMERMSDSMEKHTDNEAEGVWSPDIEQSFQEALAIYPPCGRRKIILSDEGKMYGRNELIARYIKLRTGKTRTRKQVSSHIQVLARRKSREIHCKLKDQSVKDKALQGMSAAHIVSATAIHNKLGLAGLPQPSFTAAPGFWQLPMGHPGSSQDIKPFIQQAYPIQTATAISAYEPPRAPAVTPPAWQGRSIGTSKLRLVEFSSFLEQEKDPESYNKHLFVHIGQTGHSYSDPLLESVDIHQIYDKFPEKKGGLKELFAKGPQNAFYLVKFWADLNCNVQDDSSAFYGVTSQYESSDNMTITCSTKVCSFGKQVVEKVETEYAHFENGRFVFKINRSPLCEYMINFIHKLKHLPEKYMMNSVLENFTILLVVSNRETQETLLCMACVFEVSNSEHGAQHHIYRLVKE